From Trichoplusia ni isolate ovarian cell line Hi5 chromosome 8, tn1, whole genome shotgun sequence, one genomic window encodes:
- the LOC113496425 gene encoding glutathione S-transferase D7-like isoform X2 — protein sequence MDKTVIEKIQKANNAAARSKSKMPTQPIKLYYLPPSPPCRSVMMVARVLGIDLDLVVTNIMEGQHMTPEFLKMNPQHTIPTMDDSGFILWESRAILAYLVNAYGRDDSLYPKNPRQRAIVDQRLNFDLGTLYARYIGLYMPMLFRGEEYNEESANKLNEALGWLDAFLDGRAFVAGDNLTIADISIVVTMTNLEAFGYDYSAHENVSKWFERTKKALEPYGYQEIDVAGAQILASFLKKE from the exons ATGGACAAAACTGTTATCGAAAAAATTCAAAAAGCGAA CAACGCGGCCGCTCGATCTAAAAGCAAGATGCCGACTCAACCGATCAAGTTGTATTACTTGCCGCCTTCGCCACCATGCCGCTCCGTGATGATGGTCGCCAGAGTCTTGGGGATCGATCTAGATCTGGTCGTGACGAACATCATGGAAGGGCAGCATATGACACCGGAATTCCTTAAG atgaATCCGCAACACACAATACCGACTATGGATGACAGCGGGTTTATTTTATGGGAGAG tcgcGCAATCTTAGCATACTTGGTCAACGCATACGGTCGCGACGACTCTCTATACCCTAAGAATCCTCGTCAACGCGCCATTGTTGATCAGCGACTTAACTTTGATCTTGGAACCCTGTATGCCAGATACATAGGATTATAC ATGCCTATGCTGTTTCGTGGTGAAGAATATAACGAGGAAAGTGCTAATAAGTTAAACGAGGCTTTGGGATGGCTAGATGCATTCCTGGATGGTCGAGCATTTGTTGCTGGGGACAACTTGACTATAGCAGACATTTCTATAGTTGTCACCATGACTAATTTAGAG GCGTTTGGCTACGACTACAGCGCCCATGAAAACGTCTCGAAATGGTTCGAGCGGACCAAGAAGGCGTTGGAACCTTATGGCTATCAAGAAATTGATGTCGCTGGAGCACAGATCTTAGCATCTTTCTTAAAGAAAGAGTAA
- the LOC113496424 gene encoding uncharacterized protein LOC113496424, giving the protein MYKLAPLVLALAISAFAAEISSPYSQKNDAVFKPEIIAPPVETHAVVKESKIESEHPVYRGDENHRGRARIAPVRSFGPVIKHEGMLADQPAPTEIKRGEEVGILEQDYIPGASDVLYPDVPYAPAYLYDTGYSASNHYDVSNYMIDPDLSTFGLLWSQVPDARTMAGFVGRTFVWVFNSIFILILGSLLTVGVCTYTNLCSIAFHGVGPIHEEMRAMMTPDRLEKISHAADFVKTAIDKYQKIQKVTDAAGMRRRRAIFNY; this is encoded by the exons ATGTACAAACTAGCACCACTAGTCTTGGCTCTAGCCATATCAGCGTTTGCAGCAGAAATATCTTCACCATATTCACAGAAGAACGATGCGGTATTCAAACCTGaaatcattgctcctcctgtgGAAACCCATGCGGTGGTAAAAGAAAGCAAGATAGAATCAGAACATCCTGTTTATAGGGGTGACGAAAACCATCGCGGTAGAGCGAGGATCGCACCAGTGAGATCATTTGGACCTGTGATCAAACACGAAGGAATGTTAGCTGACCAACCAGCTCCCACTGAAATCAAAAGAGGC GAGGAAGTCGGCATTCTCGAGCAAGACTACATTCCAGGGGCCTCTGATGTTTTATACCCTGATGTTCCTTATGCGCCAGCGTACTTGTATGACACTGGATACTCAGCATCCAACCA TTATGATGTCAGCAACTACATGATAGATCCTGACTTGTCAACCTTCGGCCTTTTGTGGAGCCAAGTTCCTGATGCTAGA ACTATGGCTGGCTTTGTAGGTCGTACATTCGTTTGGGTTTTCAACAGCATCTTTATCCTCATCCTCGGATCTCTCCTTACGGTCGGCGTTTGTACTTACACGAACTTATGCAGCATTGCGTTCCACGGCGTTGGACCTATCCATGAGGAAATGAGAGCAATGATGACTCCCGACAGATTGGAGAAAATCAGCCATGCTGCTGACTTCGTGAAGACTGCTATTGATAAATATCAGAAGATTCAAAAAGTTACCGACGCTGCTGGCATGAGAAGGCGCCGCGCTATTTTTAACTACTAA
- the LOC113496425 gene encoding glutathione S-transferase D7-like isoform X1, whose translation MGWLINSIVLCLIISNAAARSKSKMPTQPIKLYYLPPSPPCRSVMMVARVLGIDLDLVVTNIMEGQHMTPEFLKMNPQHTIPTMDDSGFILWESRAILAYLVNAYGRDDSLYPKNPRQRAIVDQRLNFDLGTLYARYIGLYMPMLFRGEEYNEESANKLNEALGWLDAFLDGRAFVAGDNLTIADISIVVTMTNLEAFGYDYSAHENVSKWFERTKKALEPYGYQEIDVAGAQILASFLKKE comes from the exons atgGGATGGCTTATAAATTCAATcgttttgtgtttaattattag CAACGCGGCCGCTCGATCTAAAAGCAAGATGCCGACTCAACCGATCAAGTTGTATTACTTGCCGCCTTCGCCACCATGCCGCTCCGTGATGATGGTCGCCAGAGTCTTGGGGATCGATCTAGATCTGGTCGTGACGAACATCATGGAAGGGCAGCATATGACACCGGAATTCCTTAAG atgaATCCGCAACACACAATACCGACTATGGATGACAGCGGGTTTATTTTATGGGAGAG tcgcGCAATCTTAGCATACTTGGTCAACGCATACGGTCGCGACGACTCTCTATACCCTAAGAATCCTCGTCAACGCGCCATTGTTGATCAGCGACTTAACTTTGATCTTGGAACCCTGTATGCCAGATACATAGGATTATAC ATGCCTATGCTGTTTCGTGGTGAAGAATATAACGAGGAAAGTGCTAATAAGTTAAACGAGGCTTTGGGATGGCTAGATGCATTCCTGGATGGTCGAGCATTTGTTGCTGGGGACAACTTGACTATAGCAGACATTTCTATAGTTGTCACCATGACTAATTTAGAG GCGTTTGGCTACGACTACAGCGCCCATGAAAACGTCTCGAAATGGTTCGAGCGGACCAAGAAGGCGTTGGAACCTTATGGCTATCAAGAAATTGATGTCGCTGGAGCACAGATCTTAGCATCTTTCTTAAAGAAAGAGTAA
- the LOC113496425 gene encoding glutathione S-transferase D7-like isoform X3 produces the protein MPTQPIKLYYLPPSPPCRSVMMVARVLGIDLDLVVTNIMEGQHMTPEFLKMNPQHTIPTMDDSGFILWESRAILAYLVNAYGRDDSLYPKNPRQRAIVDQRLNFDLGTLYARYIGLYMPMLFRGEEYNEESANKLNEALGWLDAFLDGRAFVAGDNLTIADISIVVTMTNLEAFGYDYSAHENVSKWFERTKKALEPYGYQEIDVAGAQILASFLKKE, from the exons ATGCCGACTCAACCGATCAAGTTGTATTACTTGCCGCCTTCGCCACCATGCCGCTCCGTGATGATGGTCGCCAGAGTCTTGGGGATCGATCTAGATCTGGTCGTGACGAACATCATGGAAGGGCAGCATATGACACCGGAATTCCTTAAG atgaATCCGCAACACACAATACCGACTATGGATGACAGCGGGTTTATTTTATGGGAGAG tcgcGCAATCTTAGCATACTTGGTCAACGCATACGGTCGCGACGACTCTCTATACCCTAAGAATCCTCGTCAACGCGCCATTGTTGATCAGCGACTTAACTTTGATCTTGGAACCCTGTATGCCAGATACATAGGATTATAC ATGCCTATGCTGTTTCGTGGTGAAGAATATAACGAGGAAAGTGCTAATAAGTTAAACGAGGCTTTGGGATGGCTAGATGCATTCCTGGATGGTCGAGCATTTGTTGCTGGGGACAACTTGACTATAGCAGACATTTCTATAGTTGTCACCATGACTAATTTAGAG GCGTTTGGCTACGACTACAGCGCCCATGAAAACGTCTCGAAATGGTTCGAGCGGACCAAGAAGGCGTTGGAACCTTATGGCTATCAAGAAATTGATGTCGCTGGAGCACAGATCTTAGCATCTTTCTTAAAGAAAGAGTAA